CAAGAATCAGCTCGCTCTGCGCATTGTGGGTGAGATTGATGATATACTAGCAAAAGCTGTGTCCCAGGTTCACGAGAAACAGCATGCTGTGAGTTTCGAAACAGCAGAAGATAAGACGAACATCTCCCCGGAACAACAATCGAGCAACAATGTTTTCATGCCTGGCTTCAGTGATGGTGTGGCATCTGTGCTTGGTTATGCACTGATAGAAGTTagagaacatgtgaaaaaaACTTTTAGAAGCCAGTCACACAAATTTCAGACAGTCTCACCCACGGCATGCGATTCTGTAACAGAAATAGTGGACAGCGTCTTTGAAAGCATGCTTGATTCCTTGACTGCTCAACTGAAACCAGATGTTTGCACTGAAAGGGATCCTAGCATGATTGATTCTCTTTATAGTCATGAGTTTGATACAGTGTTTGATAGTATCCTTCCCAGCACTGACTCAGATTTCAACCAGAGTCCAGTCCATGAGCCAAGAGGAAGTGATGATGAGTCTAGTGTGACAACTCAGGGCAGTGAGACATTAGGTAAATGAATCTTCTTATGTTACATAGCCATATATTCATAGTGAGataagattttttaaatgaatgatgtATTATTACTTATAGAAAGCATTGCATTGTACTACCATTGTGATGAATGCAAATCACATTAGTCATAGCTAAATACAATTTTTTGCCCAAATTGCAGACATTGTGAAAGAGAGAGCTGACTCCCCAAGAAGATCTACCAAAGTCCCGTTCTCCACAGTATTTGACCAGTCTTCTGGACCTGAAGTTAAGGCCAAAGATGAGGTTGAGGGCATCTTGGCTGATTCTGGAAGCATGAGCCACCTTGATGACCCTCTGACTTCAAGAATCAAATCTGACTCCGATTCGGATACAAGCGTTCTTGAGCTCACTGCTACTTCTGCAACGGAAAATGTTGACCACATGTCAAGATCTGATGAAGTAGCAGAAGAAGGACTTGTGGCTAAATCAGATGTTGAGCTTGAGCAAATCATGGCTGCTCCTTCTGAGGAAAACACTCCTTCTGACATAACTTCCCAAAGCCTTGAGCTGATTGGACACCAGGAATGTGCTAGCCCTGTCCCTTCACCACCTTCTAGTGATCAGCCAGGTAAGGGAATCTTCCTAGGATACATAGCTAAGATTTAACATGTTTATAaccttttaaacattattaattcGTCAATCAGAAATATTTTGTGTTGCTATACCTCTGTTATATTTATGTTGAAATTATTTTGAGGTATTAAATCATGGCAAATAAATCAACCATCCATTGATGatcttttcacactgttctCTCTTGTATCCATATTGTGACCTCCCCAAGAGGATCTGCCAGCTCTTTGCCAAACAGAGCATCTTTGACCAGTCTCACCAAAATGTAGAGAGTGATGGCAAGCGTAGACTTTCTCTGACTGGCATGGAAATGGGTTCTTCTGGAAGCAGAAGTCGCCTTGATGAACCTCAGTTCATCTGAAACTTACAACGTTGAagaagctgcagcaaaatcagcTGGATACAAAGCAGTACTATGTTGAAATTATTCTGACGTATTAAATCATTGCAAATAAATGAACCATCCATTCATTATCTTTTTACACTGTTCTTTCTTGTATCCAAATTGTAGCCTCCCCAAGAGGACTGTCGTGGGAAataatctttccagcctaacaaaaagcttcagagacagagggtttgtagatgtcaaaagtaattaaactttattgaaacaataaagtgagacagtctgcagaaagtctaaaTTATGCAACCACACACAGCCCTTTTTATACCTTTCTCCACAGCAAACTCATCTTAGGTGGGGTTTtaccttttctcattaaaaaaaagaccagTCTTCTTTGgccacaattaattattcaaatctatatgttatcttaaatttgtggagcatgcgcagttagttgttttactggaaaaggttttatgaggacaaggtttctttttttaaaaagagtctTTGTTTTTCGTTCGTCTCTGACCAACACTCCCTTCTTATGTCTCAATGAGcttctgtctgtttctatctGCCATCCTAGCTGATATCCACCTCCCTTCCTGAGCCCTTTCATATAAAATGCAATTATTTCAATACAGTAATTTCAATGCATCATATTTCACAATGGCTAACATGGCTAATTACAATGAATGCAAATTATatgctttaattaaaaaaaaaacaaaaaaaaaacagctgtggTTGCTTATTCCACTTGTAATTTCAGGTGTAATTTGCAGTTGTAATTTTTCATGAAGTCGTCAGCCAGTAACAGTCAGGACGAGACTGGGTAGTGGAGGTGTGATATGAACAGGGTAAGAGACAAACAGGAGGTTTGCCTTACTGAAACTTCAACAACTTTTTGTACTTCAgcaatgttaaaataaaataattgaaataatcttttttgagacgtgttgctgccatcaaattgAAAATTACctatttttcccttaaaattgtacatttcctcagtttaaacatgtgatatgtGTTCtacgttctattgtgaataaaatatgggtttaagatttgcaaatcattgcattctgtttttatttacagtttacccATCTTCTATATGTTGATGCTGATAGTTGTATCTtcctcatttttttatttttagctggaAACCCCCACAGATGCCTTTTCTTTCAGCAGAGGGAAGGTTTGAAATTATGACCCTGTGCCATGCATGGGgtttattcatgtaaaaaatcAGGTTGCTGGTGCTGCCATCCTTATGGAGGTCTGCAAATAGAGTCTCTGAATTTTCTATCAGTCTCTTGTTTTTGAAAACTTTTCGGTAGCGCTAAACCCTCATAGAGCAACTGTTCAGTTGAAGGTTCAGTTCAGTAAAGACTTAGTGGtggaaagtaaaagtaaaaataattacttgagtaagagtaataaagtatatgatgagaagactactcaattTACTAGTTACTTTGGATCTGAATCTGATTAAAATCAAGGAAAATCCTAaatttcactctctctctctctctctgtgtgtgtgtgtgtgtgtgtgtgtgtgtgtgtgtgtgtgtgtggagacacGGTCACTTCTTTCCCCTCTCCAAGAGGCTAAAAACATGAGGGGCTGTTGTGTCAGACCACTGCAGCGCATTGCTAGGCTCAAAAACAATTTATTCAAACAATTTACAAACAATTAATTCAATCATCTAAATAtttgtcctggtcagagtcacagTAGTCTCACAAGTCAGACTTTTAGCTAAACCATTAAGTGACATGTTTTCAAgagggagaaaactggagaacctgtaggaaacccacacaggccCAGGAGGAACCATGAAACTCTGCAAAAGGGACCACAATTCAGCATTGAACCTGAACATGAAGTAATAACACTACCCATTTTGCCAACTTACAACTGGAGCAAGCTAAAGTTGAACTAGCTTACCATATGGATTAATTAAGTAAGCAATGTTACCTAATTTATTGATACATAGAAGTCTTTAAGCAAAGAAATGTGAAGGTACAAATAAGTAAAAACATGTACAAATACTAAAAAGTAATAATGcaaaatgtgtgtgcattttacatatatatatatatatatatatatatatatatatatatatatatatatatatatatatatatacacacacacacacacacacacacacacacacacacacacacatatacatatacatatatatatatatatatatatatatatatatatatatatatatatatatatatatatataatatatttttttaagtagtACAGAAATGAAGTATGGACACAAAGTTTaaatgcatacttaaaaaaataagtatgcatactagaattttaagtatgtatGCCAAATTGTAAATATGCATACTTTAAAATCAGTTTGCAaaacaaatactgtatattgacaGCCACCAAGGTATATTTTATccctttaaaatgtattttatttatttatttatttatttgtgggttatatatacatgtatatttgtTGTGCAATGGTACTTTTTGTATAGTGTAAATTTGaggaaataaaaaagtgaaacttGGTTTTGCAGCATTTAGTGTACCTGTATAATTCCACATTGTATTTTGAGGGCTGTAGTAAGATGTTGAAAAGTTCCATATTTACCATCATTAGcaagttagtgtgtgtgtgtgtgtgtgtgtgtgtgtgtgtgtgtgctaaagTTTAGTTTAAATTCAAAAGTGTATGGTTTTGGATTTAATATTTGCTTGAGGGATAGAAGCAGATGTGAGGAGTTTTGGGATTGTGTTGTAGGTTCTGAGAAAATGGTGCATGTTCATGTATGTTGAAGCAATTGAGAAAAactataataatgatatttctaattttgctgtgttttcacatttgctgttgtgtttttggttctGCTGTTTAGTTTATGAATTTACTGGTGTGGTATTGATtttgactttctgtttcatgatttgctgttgtgttttttgtttattaatatgtTTTACACTTACAGCTCACCCCATTACCGTTAAAGCAGCTCTTTATGAATGGATAGAATtggtgaaaaagaaaacatatgtCCGTTCATTGTGGGTGGATTATGACAAATACAGTATTTTACTCCTCTGAGGAATGCATCCCACCCATCCTGTCTTGTTCTCATTGCTTGCGTCAGAAGGTCCTGTTTTTTCCATTGAGTTTGGGTTGCACATCTGACACCAATAGCCATGCAACGTTTAatgtcacagagatcacactttttccccattctgatgtttgatgtgaatattaactgaagctcttgacctctATCTGCATGATCTTTCATGTGCTTctggcacatgattggctgattggataactgcacaAATGAGGAGGTGTATAgttgttcctgttaaagtggaGTTATGATGGTGAGTTATGTTAAATGGGCACTCAAATCAGAAATTTGCAataaactatatttaaaaaatcaggtTACAAAAAAAGTGCTTTGTCAGAAGTTGCCTGAAGTAgcacattcaaaatgtacagtatgctACTCATATCTGGGGtgaaattaaaattatttataatctcCTATATCTTTCTGCTGATACATATGACAGAAGTGTACAAGCCTTACAGAACTGTTTCTGAAAGATATCAGTTCAGATAGCATGCTCAAGCTGTGGGTGAGTCTACAGACTATTATGTAAGTGTACTACATGGGCTAGTCAAAATGTGTGTTTGGGGACATATAAAACAAATTGATTCTGTATCAGATTGTTCAGGAAGAAAGGATAGACAAGCTGAAACAAACATAATACTGAGCAGATTGTGTGACTAAAAGACCAACAGCTCTCTTAATTGTGGGCTCTGTTAATCATCTAGTTAATATCCTGTCTTGCCCAGCAAAAGACTATAAGAGCAAAACATTGGGAAAATGTTCGCactgaccacaaaacatgacTCAACCcccatgtaaatgtaaatgaagtgTTTTGAGAGGCTGGTGCTATCATACCTGAAGGACATCACAGGCTCACTGCTGTATCCCTTCCAGTTTGCCTTCAGTTCAAATAGGTCTGTGGAAGATGCAGTCAACATTGTCTTGGACCACATTCTGGGGGACTACCCAGGGACCTATGCATGAATCCTTTTCCTGGACTTCAGCTCAGCATGTAATACAATCATTCCTTCACAACTCAGCCAGCTCTCCCTTCCAACACCCACCTGCAACTGGATCAAAAACTTCCTCACCAACAGAGAGCAGCAGGTGAAACTGGGGGAAATCACATACAACACCTGCACCCTTAGCACCCAGGAGTGCATGTCTTCCCCCCTTCTTTTCTACAACTACAAAAGTGATTGCACTTCTGGGGACTAATCTGTCAATATCCTGAAATTTGCCAATGACAACACAGTCATCATCCTCATTTGGGATGGTGATGAGTCCACATACAGGCAGGAAGTGGACCAGCTGTCCCTATGGTTCAGACACAAACACCTGGAACTAAACACCAGCAAGACAGTGGAGATGACAGCGGACTATAAAAAAGAACTTACTCCTCTGCCACGGCTGCATTGTGTCCAGCACTGAATCCTTCGAGTTCCTAGGCACTACCATCTGCAAGGACTTGAGGTAGGAGAGGAACATTGCCTCCATCACCAATAAAGCACGAGGATGTACTTTCtcctccaactgaggaagcacaATCTGCCTAAGGAGCTGCTGTGCCAATTCTACAGGGCTACAACTCCATACTGTGCTCAACAGTTAATGTCTGGTTCAGCTCTGCCACCCAATTGAACAAACATAGACTTCAAAGGGTAGTAAGGTCAGCAAAGTGCATCATCAGGATCAAGCTGTTCTCCCTCCAGGACCTGTACACATCCTGTGTCAGGAAACAGGCTGGAAGAATCGTATTCACCTCTCACACGCTGCACATAGCCTGTTCAGACTCCTACCTTCTGGCAGGTGCTACAGACTAATCAGGACAAGAATTCCAGACACCAAAACAGTTTTTTTCCTGGCAGCTAGAAAGACTATACACACCTTCCTATAAACCTAAATTTATACTCGATTTTAACTTTACACTCACATGCAATACCAACACCATGTGCAATATAcctatttattattcaataCATATACGTTTTCGAACAATCACTACAATGTAATTTTACTGTCATGTGCCAATATGATAACTGTTTTGTGTGAGAAGACATGCATACAGGTGACCAGCCACCTCACCTGAGAGAGGAATTAGCAAACTTAGAAAGTGCTTCCTTTTCTTCTAGGCTTGCTCTGTTATTTCTCAGTGAAACCTCACCCTCTGTACTTGTTAAGGGACATTGAATCTGTACTCTGTATCCCTTAAGTCTGTGTCTTTTTGCCAATCTGACATTTGTGATTTCTTAAGATATATTGTTGAAATCTATGGTGTTAATAaaaccctttttcttttttttttaaaataagctgGCTGAACTCGTGCCACAATTATAGTTAAGATATGAAGGAAGAAACAGACGTCAGAAGAGTGACTAAAAGAAAAGACTGGAAAACCCCACCTAATGAGATCATTGTTTTAGTGTTGTATAAAGGCATGAGCCTTGATTACATTCATCAGATGATCTGCAGACATCTCGGCTTTTTTGATTCatcaaaaaaaatcaaagtaaaAGGCTAGAATATGTTGGAAAACTTCGCTGAACCCccaaccattaagccaccataCGCCCTACATGatgatatttatgataattAATTACAGCCACGTAAGAGAAGGAGCACTCCTGGCACAGAATATATTTtcaacttttttattttgtttggcaAATTCTTTATCCATAAACAAAAATTTATGGGCTCATTTCCTACTCTTTCACATTTTTTGACTGCGGTAGACTCACTGCTCAGGTCTTTTTGTTTAACTAGTAATAGAAACTGTTATAGATTTCTGAAactataagatttttttttgtaatgactCTGTTGATTAGGTTTAAccaattttctttcatttatctTTAATTATCTATCTCTTGCTGGCATTGCCTCCTTATAGGAATTGTATGGTATTTAATCCTTTACCCTTGtcctatatattttattattattattattattattattctcttcatatttatgtacatgattattctctcttcttcctctggTTGTCTGGTTTTACATACAAATGTTTGTTGAATGCTTCTTAATTTTGTGTATAACTTGTTtgtatatgttttttaaaattattaataataataacaacaacaataatatatatatatatataaaatttatatttaaagtttCAGTTTGGCACTGAGGTCCAAATGCAGGAGCACTTGAGTCCATGTGAAATTTGATAGAAGTGTAACAAATGTATTTCATTCTAAGAAACTGGTCTGACTAGTCCTGCGGCATTCTGCATGATAGGCTTCCTGATCCTGAAtgaaaaacatgcattttttaTGGTCACATCTGTAAGTGACGCATATGCACCCAACCATCCACACGATGTAAAAGAAAGcatgattcatcagatcagGCCACCTTCTGATGTCAAAGTCGCTCATATTCGTATGCTTACcgatttttcctgcttccaacacattc
This genomic window from Ictalurus punctatus breed USDA103 chromosome 1, Coco_2.0, whole genome shotgun sequence contains:
- the LOC108265359 gene encoding uncharacterized protein LOC108265359 isoform X2, translated to MAQPAIKHSTQLKWSLVSTDRSLRERFSKMRRNHKKTPQHQAMQGLRSSKMDIVSRTREKAAMTITPESSNRPTNQDFLQQTARPEEVLHRTPRMDPIGLPPSRAPVCGEKLSKTTSNPEELTGTTEVKSKSLEATIEVEPQLRTNITDAILDCITSTSFKNQLALRIVGEIDDILAKAVSQVHEKQHAVSFETAEDKTNISPEQQSSNNVFMPGFSDGVASVLGYALIEVREHVKKTFRSQSHKFQTVSPTACDSVTEIVDSVFESMLDSLTAQLKPDVCTERDPSMIDSLYSHEFDTVFDSILPSTDSDFNQSPVHEPRGSDDESSVTTQGSETLDIVKERADSPRRSTKVPFSTVFDQSSGPEVKAKDEVEGILADSGSMSHLDDPLTSRIKSDSDSDTSVLELTATSATENVDHMSRSDEVAEEGLVAKSDVELEQIMAAPSEENTPSDITSQSLELIGHQECASPVPSPPSSDQPALCQTEHL
- the LOC108265359 gene encoding uncharacterized protein LOC108265359 isoform X3 is translated as MRRNHKKTPQHQAMQGLRSSKMDIVSRTREKAAMTITPESSNRPTNQDFLQQTARPEEVLHRTPRMDPIGLPPSRAPVCGEKLSKTTSNPEELTGTTEVKSKSLEATIEVEPQLRTNITDAILDCITSTSFKNQLALRIVGEIDDILAKAVSQVHEKQHAVSFETAEDKTNISPEQQSSNNVFMPGFSDGVASVLGYALIEVREHVKKTFRSQSHKFQTVSPTACDSVTEIVDSVFESMLDSLTAQLKPDVCTERDPSMIDSLYSHEFDTVFDSILPSTDSDFNQSPVHEPRGSDDESSVTTQGSETLDIVKERADSPRRSTKVPFSTVFDQSSGPEVKAKDEVEGILADSGSMSHLDDPLTSRIKSDSDSDTSVLELTATSATENVDHMSRSDEVAEEGLVAKSDVELEQIMAAPSEENTPSDITSQSLELIGHQECASPVPSPPSSDQPGSASSLPNRASLTSLTKM
- the LOC108265359 gene encoding uncharacterized protein LOC108265359 isoform X1, with the protein product MAQPAIKHSTQLKWSLVSTDRSLRERFSKMRRNHKKTPQHQAMQGLRSSKMDIVSRTREKAAMTITPESSNRPTNQDFLQQTARPEEVLHRTPRMDPIGLPPSRAPVCGEKLSKTTSNPEELTGTTEVKSKSLEATIEVEPQLRTNITDAILDCITSTSFKNQLALRIVGEIDDILAKAVSQVHEKQHAVSFETAEDKTNISPEQQSSNNVFMPGFSDGVASVLGYALIEVREHVKKTFRSQSHKFQTVSPTACDSVTEIVDSVFESMLDSLTAQLKPDVCTERDPSMIDSLYSHEFDTVFDSILPSTDSDFNQSPVHEPRGSDDESSVTTQGSETLDIVKERADSPRRSTKVPFSTVFDQSSGPEVKAKDEVEGILADSGSMSHLDDPLTSRIKSDSDSDTSVLELTATSATENVDHMSRSDEVAEEGLVAKSDVELEQIMAAPSEENTPSDITSQSLELIGHQECASPVPSPPSSDQPEDLPALCQTEHL